The sequence TCAACGCAAAGTAACCAGGAAAGTGGGCAGCTTCCGCGACGTGTGGAGTTCCGTCATCGAGAGGCTGCGACCCGCGCGGAAGGTCGACACCGGCGGGAGTCGATCGAGCGGTGGCGGTGCGCACCAACGGTCCAGCGACCTGTAAGGTGGAGCGACACGGGGTAGGTTTGGTGCCCACTCCGAACGGGCGTGTGCCCGCTACCAGCGTGATGTCAGGTTCAGGCGCCGTCAGGTCGAGGTGCCGACCGGTTGAGGTGTTACCGACCGGGCGAGCGTCTGGAGCGAGGCCGCCGCGCACGGGTCGTGGGGCGCCCTGAGGAGATCAGCTCGCGCGACGGTCGGTTGATGTGGCGCGCGGGCCACAGGAGCAGGGAGAACTGGTGTACGCGGTCGTTGCCAGCGGTGGCAAGCAGCACAGGATCGCCGTCGGCGATGTGGTCGATGTCGAGCTTCTGCCGGGTGAGCCGGGCGCGGCCGTGAACCTGAAGCCAGTGCTTCTGGTCGACGGGGAGTCGGTCACCACCGACCTGGCCGCCTTGGCCGCGGCCGAGGTGACGGCCGAGGTCGTCGGCATCGTCAAGGGTCCGAAGATCCGGATCCACAAGTTCAAGAACAAGACCGGCTACCACAAGCGGCAGGGTCACCGTCAGAAGTTCACCCGGTTGAAGGTCACCGGCATCGAGACCAAGAAGGCCTGAGCGAGATGGCGCACAAGAAGGGCGCGAGCTCCTCGCGCAACGGTCGTGACTCCAACGCCC is a genomic window of Pseudofrankia inefficax containing:
- the rplU gene encoding 50S ribosomal protein L21; the protein is MYAVVASGGKQHRIAVGDVVDVELLPGEPGAAVNLKPVLLVDGESVTTDLAALAAAEVTAEVVGIVKGPKIRIHKFKNKTGYHKRQGHRQKFTRLKVTGIETKKA